One region of Polaribacter pectinis genomic DNA includes:
- a CDS encoding phytoene/squalene synthase family protein codes for MKELFDNVSNACSKLVTEKYSTSFSMAVNTLSPKIRTDIYNIYGFVRFADEIVDTFHDYDKELLMTHFERDYYMAKEQGISLNPILNSFQQTVSKYKIPDEMVQAFLKSMKADLYKTEYNTKEEYDEYIYGSADVVGLMCLKVFVNGDDKMYDNLKDAAMRLGSAFQKVNFLRDLKDDYEVLNRSYFPNIDLGKLDKASKKLIIDDIEADFNFAFKNGILNLPSEAKFGVYMAYRYYRRLLKKLSNVPSEKIMDTRIRISDPMKINLLARSYVKYKLNII; via the coding sequence ATGAAAGAGTTATTTGATAATGTTTCTAACGCGTGTAGTAAATTGGTTACTGAAAAATACAGTACCTCTTTTTCTATGGCCGTAAATACGCTATCGCCAAAAATTAGAACAGATATTTATAATATATATGGATTTGTTCGTTTTGCTGATGAAATTGTAGATACGTTTCATGATTATGATAAAGAATTATTAATGACGCATTTTGAGCGTGATTATTACATGGCGAAAGAACAAGGAATTAGTTTAAACCCTATTTTAAACTCTTTTCAGCAAACTGTAAGTAAATACAAAATACCAGATGAAATGGTACAAGCTTTCTTAAAAAGTATGAAAGCAGACTTGTACAAGACAGAATACAACACCAAAGAAGAGTATGATGAGTATATTTATGGCTCTGCAGATGTGGTTGGTTTAATGTGTTTAAAGGTTTTTGTAAATGGTGATGATAAAATGTATGATAACCTAAAAGATGCAGCAATGCGTTTAGGCTCTGCATTTCAAAAAGTGAACTTCTTAAGAGATTTAAAAGACGATTACGAAGTTTTAAACCGTTCTTACTTTCCAAATATCGATTTAGGAAAGTTAGATAAAGCCTCTAAAAAATTAATTATTGATGATATTGAGGCCGATTTTAATTTCGCATTTAAAAACGGAATCTTAAATTTGCCATCAGAAGCAAAGTTTGGTGTTTATATGGCATATAGATATTACAGAAGATTATTAAAAAAATTGAGTAATGTTCCTTCAGAAAAAATTATGGATACAAGAATCCGTATTTCTGACCCAATGAAAATCAATCTTTTAGCAAGAAGTTACGTAAAATACAAATTGAACATAATCTAA
- a CDS encoding Crp/Fnr family transcriptional regulator, with protein sequence MKKINVKKGDVLQRKGDISNRVYIVESGLLRSYTIDDKGKEHVYMFGPENWLVTDNCEPNTPSQLFIDAIENSIINVTSKEELLKGSPDLKALLKRLNIMQNRIIMLMSYSAKERYQHFIKTYPSITQRVPLKLVASYLGITPEALSRVRNELIQK encoded by the coding sequence TTGAAAAAAATAAACGTAAAAAAAGGCGATGTCTTACAGCGAAAAGGAGATATAAGCAATAGAGTATATATTGTTGAGAGTGGTTTGTTACGTAGTTATACGATTGATGATAAAGGAAAAGAGCATGTTTATATGTTTGGACCTGAAAACTGGTTAGTTACTGACAATTGTGAACCCAATACACCTAGTCAATTATTTATAGATGCTATTGAAAATTCAATTATCAATGTTACTTCAAAAGAAGAATTATTAAAAGGAAGTCCAGATCTTAAAGCCTTGTTAAAACGATTAAATATAATGCAAAATAGAATTATTATGTTAATGAGTTATAGTGCAAAAGAAAGGTACCAGCATTTTATTAAAACTTATCCAAGCATTACTCAAAGAGTTCCATTGAAATTGGTGGCTTCTTATTTAGGAATTACACCTGAAGCTTTAAGTCGTGTTCGAAATGAACTTATTCAAAAATAA
- a CDS encoding MerR family transcriptional regulator, with protein sequence MNNIKQDFTIKDLENISGIKAHTIRIWEKRYNLLQPQRTDTNIRYYSNENLQKLLNIVLLNKNNFKISKIAKMSDEDLIIKSRELALEIAANDEAINSFKLAMFQFDKFRFNNTYNNLLLKKSFREIFKDVFIPFLNHIGLLWQTDTLLPAHEHFVSNLISQKIHINTEKIQYNATNKEKTYVLFLPQNEIHELGLLYLNYELVLRGFSTVYLGQSLPLDNLDVFFKSTNKEICFITSLTIMPYDDKIEDYFKTIDTILEDKKHQFIAIGHKTELVKGNSYASKIIFYPSISDLLKVL encoded by the coding sequence TTGAACAATATTAAGCAGGACTTTACAATTAAAGATCTTGAAAACATTTCAGGAATTAAAGCTCATACTATAAGAATATGGGAAAAAAGATATAATTTACTTCAACCCCAAAGAACAGATACTAATATTAGGTACTATTCTAATGAAAATTTACAGAAGCTTTTAAATATTGTTTTATTGAATAAAAACAATTTTAAGATTTCTAAAATTGCTAAAATGTCTGATGAAGACTTAATAATTAAGTCTCGAGAATTAGCACTTGAAATTGCAGCCAATGATGAAGCAATAAACTCTTTTAAGCTTGCTATGTTTCAGTTTGATAAATTTAGGTTTAATAATACTTATAATAATTTATTACTAAAAAAGAGTTTTAGAGAAATTTTTAAAGATGTTTTTATTCCATTTTTAAATCATATTGGATTGTTATGGCAAACTGATACTTTATTACCAGCGCATGAGCATTTTGTTTCAAATTTAATAAGTCAAAAGATTCATATTAACACTGAAAAAATACAGTATAATGCTACAAATAAAGAAAAAACATATGTTTTGTTTTTACCACAAAACGAAATTCACGAATTAGGTTTACTATACTTGAATTATGAACTCGTTTTAAGAGGCTTTTCTACTGTTTATCTGGGGCAGAGCTTACCTTTAGATAATTTAGATGTTTTTTTTAAGAGTACAAATAAAGAAATTTGTTTTATTACTTCACTAACAATTATGCCTTATGATGATAAGATTGAAGATTATTTTAAAACCATTGATACAATTTTAGAAGATAAAAAACACCAATTTATAGCTATTGGCCATAAAACAGAATTGGTAAAGGGTAATAGCTACGCTTCTAAAATAATTTTTTACCCATCAATTTCCGACTTGTTAAAAGTATTATAA
- a CDS encoding phytoene desaturase family protein, with protein sequence MKKTVHIIGSGFSALAASCYLSKAGYNVTVFEKNDTLGGRARQYKKDGFTFDLGPSWYWMPDVFERFFADFGKKPSDYYTLDKLSPGYEVYFGENSSLKISDELEDIYKMFEEEEKGSAKHLKTFLDSAKSNYETAILDLVYRPGISPLELVTTKTVARVTQFFSTIRKQVRKNIKSSKLIQILEFPVLFLGAKPSNTPAFYNFMNYADFGLGTWHPRGGMYKVIEGMVTLATTLGVKFQVDANVEEIITDKDNNVTGLLVNGEVIDANLVLSGADYHHTETLLKENLRQYSESYWDKKIFAPSSLLFYVGFDKKIENASHHTLFFDTDFDLHAEEIYDNPKWPTDPLFYANFTSMTDKTSAPEGKEAGFFLIPLAPGIEDTKELREEYFHKILDRFEKLTNQEVKKYVLFKRAFCVKDFKEEYNSYKGNAYGMANTLLQTAFLRPNIKSSKVNNLYFTGQLTVPGPGVPPALISGKIASELIIKKQ encoded by the coding sequence ATGAAAAAAACTGTACATATAATTGGTTCTGGATTTTCAGCTTTGGCTGCATCTTGTTATTTGTCTAAAGCGGGATATAATGTAACTGTTTTCGAGAAAAATGATACGCTAGGAGGTAGAGCAAGACAATACAAAAAAGACGGATTTACATTCGATTTAGGTCCATCTTGGTATTGGATGCCAGATGTTTTTGAGCGATTTTTTGCTGATTTTGGTAAAAAACCTTCAGATTATTATACGCTAGATAAATTAAGTCCTGGTTACGAAGTTTATTTTGGAGAAAACTCTTCACTAAAAATTTCTGATGAATTGGAGGATATTTATAAAATGTTTGAAGAAGAAGAAAAAGGAAGTGCAAAGCATTTAAAAACTTTTTTAGATTCTGCAAAATCAAATTACGAAACAGCTATATTAGACTTGGTTTACAGACCAGGAATTTCACCTTTAGAATTAGTAACTACAAAAACGGTAGCAAGAGTTACCCAGTTTTTTTCGACTATTAGAAAACAAGTAAGAAAAAATATAAAAAGTTCTAAATTAATTCAGATTCTAGAATTTCCAGTATTGTTTTTAGGCGCTAAACCAAGTAATACCCCAGCATTTTACAACTTTATGAATTATGCAGATTTTGGATTGGGAACTTGGCATCCAAGAGGAGGAATGTATAAAGTTATTGAAGGAATGGTAACTTTAGCAACTACTTTAGGTGTAAAATTTCAAGTAGATGCCAATGTAGAAGAAATTATAACAGATAAAGACAATAATGTTACGGGATTACTTGTAAACGGAGAAGTTATTGATGCTAATTTAGTTTTAAGTGGTGCAGATTATCATCATACAGAAACTTTATTAAAAGAAAACTTAAGACAATATTCAGAATCTTATTGGGACAAAAAAATATTTGCACCTTCATCTTTGTTATTTTATGTTGGTTTCGATAAAAAAATAGAAAACGCAAGTCATCACACATTATTTTTTGATACGGATTTCGATTTACATGCAGAAGAAATTTACGACAATCCTAAATGGCCAACAGATCCATTATTTTATGCTAACTTTACTTCTATGACAGATAAAACTTCTGCTCCAGAAGGTAAAGAAGCTGGATTTTTTCTAATACCTTTAGCTCCAGGAATCGAAGATACAAAAGAGTTAAGAGAAGAGTACTTTCATAAAATTTTAGACAGATTCGAAAAATTAACAAACCAAGAGGTAAAAAAATACGTATTATTTAAAAGGGCTTTTTGTGTTAAGGACTTTAAAGAAGAATACAATTCCTACAAAGGAAATGCATACGGAATGGCAAATACACTTTTACAAACTGCATTTTTAAGACCAAATATAAAAAGTAGTAAAGTAAATAATTTGTATTTTACAGGGCAATTAACGGTTCCTGGTCCAGGAGTTCCTCCTGCATTAATTTCAGGAAAAATTGCATCAGAATTAATTATAAAAAAACAGTAG
- a CDS encoding sterol desaturase family protein produces MIYALITLVVFLLMECVTWLTHKYVMHGFGWFLHEDHHEPGYPHVFEKNDAFFIVFAIPSMALFFLGTYTPQTYLFYIGLGILLYGIAYFLVHDVLIHQRFKWFKRTNNWYLKALRKAHKVHHKNMGKEDSQCFGMLFVPIKYFKEFL; encoded by the coding sequence ATGATATACGCACTCATAACTTTAGTTGTTTTTTTATTGATGGAGTGTGTTACTTGGCTCACACATAAATATGTAATGCATGGCTTTGGTTGGTTTTTGCACGAAGATCATCATGAACCTGGTTATCCACACGTTTTTGAAAAAAATGATGCTTTTTTTATTGTTTTTGCAATACCAAGTATGGCACTTTTCTTTTTAGGGACATATACACCACAAACCTATTTATTTTATATTGGTTTAGGAATTCTTTTATACGGAATCGCTTATTTTTTAGTGCATGATGTTTTAATTCATCAACGTTTTAAATGGTTTAAACGTACTAATAATTGGTATTTAAAGGCATTGCGTAAAGCGCACAAAGTGCACCATAAAAATATGGGAAAAGAAGACAGCCAATGTTTTGGAATGTTGTTTGTGCCCATAAAATACTTTAAGGAATTTCTTTAA
- a CDS encoding lycopene cyclase family protein, which yields MNYYDYIIVGGGASGLMMAYRMSQDVFFDNKSILILDKVKKNTNDRTWCYWETENDEWNDIVSKSWQNIIFKSDIHSAQENITPYQYKMIRSKEFYSKIWNHLETTSNITFQEANVINIQQLENEAEVITTDKSYKTKTILNSILFSNEYKTQTKYPVLQQHFVGFFIKTKENVFDDSAATFMDFTVEQRKNTRFMYILPYKKNEALFEYTLFSKDLLSYDEYKNEIEKYLSDRNITNYEIVEKEQGSIPMTSYKFWKNNSKNIIYIGTAGGWSKASTGFTFKNTTRNTAKLISHIKQNKPLTSFHKIDKFWFYDLLLLDILSKKNQIGAYIFAKMFQKNHPKKILKFLDEETSLIEDLQITLKMPPSNFIKALFHRIFYHFNRGKND from the coding sequence ATGAATTATTACGATTATATAATTGTTGGTGGAGGTGCATCTGGTTTAATGATGGCGTATAGAATGTCTCAAGATGTATTTTTCGACAATAAATCTATTTTAATTCTAGACAAAGTAAAGAAAAACACAAACGACAGAACTTGGTGTTATTGGGAAACTGAAAATGATGAATGGAATGATATTGTAAGTAAATCTTGGCAAAACATTATTTTTAAAAGTGATATTCATTCCGCGCAAGAAAATATTACTCCTTACCAATATAAAATGATTCGTAGTAAAGAATTTTACTCGAAAATCTGGAATCATTTAGAAACAACATCGAATATTACTTTTCAAGAAGCAAATGTTATTAATATTCAGCAATTAGAAAATGAAGCTGAAGTAATTACTACTGATAAATCTTATAAAACCAAAACAATTTTAAATAGTATTCTATTTTCTAATGAATATAAAACGCAAACAAAATACCCAGTTTTACAACAACATTTTGTAGGTTTTTTCATTAAAACTAAAGAAAATGTTTTTGATGATTCCGCTGCAACTTTTATGGATTTTACAGTAGAACAAAGAAAGAATACACGTTTTATGTATATTTTACCATACAAAAAAAACGAAGCCTTGTTCGAATATACTTTGTTTTCAAAGGATTTATTATCTTATGATGAATATAAAAACGAAATTGAAAAATATTTATCTGATAGAAATATTACCAATTATGAAATTGTAGAAAAGGAACAAGGTTCTATACCAATGACTAGTTATAAATTTTGGAAAAACAATTCTAAAAATATTATTTACATTGGTACAGCAGGAGGTTGGAGTAAAGCAAGTACTGGTTTTACTTTTAAAAACACAACAAGAAATACGGCTAAACTCATTTCTCATATAAAGCAAAATAAACCATTAACAAGCTTTCATAAAATTGATAAATTTTGGTTTTACGATTTATTATTATTGGATATTTTATCTAAAAAGAACCAAATTGGTGCATACATTTTTGCAAAAATGTTTCAAAAAAATCATCCTAAAAAAATATTAAAGTTTTTAGATGAAGAAACTTCTTTAATTGAAGATTTACAGATTACTTTAAAAATGCCACCGAGTAATTTTATTAAGGCACTTTTTCATAGAATTTTTTATCATTTTAATCGAGGAAAGAACGATTGA
- a CDS encoding DoxX family protein has product MTNQKNNKAINIILWIAQGLLAIMFIMAGIMKTTQPLETLLESLPWVKSTPLGLVRFIGISELFGGLGLIVPSIFRFKPFLAVWAAIGLSIVMLLAAGFHASRGEFSAIGVNIVLIAIFLFIAWGRDKKAPILAKS; this is encoded by the coding sequence ATGACAAATCAAAAAAACAACAAGGCAATTAATATAATATTATGGATTGCTCAAGGATTATTAGCTATCATGTTTATAATGGCTGGTATTATGAAAACTACCCAACCTTTAGAAACATTGTTAGAATCTTTACCATGGGTAAAATCTACACCATTAGGATTGGTAAGATTTATTGGTATTAGCGAATTATTTGGTGGTTTGGGTTTAATAGTCCCTTCAATTTTTCGTTTCAAACCATTTTTAGCTGTTTGGGCTGCTATAGGTCTTTCTATAGTCATGCTTTTAGCAGCTGGTTTTCACGCTTCGAGAGGTGAGTTTTCTGCGATAGGAGTTAATATAGTTTTAATTGCTATCTTTTTATTCATTGCTTGGGGAAGAGATAAAAAAGCACCTATACTTGCCAAGAGTTAA
- a CDS encoding metallophosphoesterase family protein, whose product MKYFRIIILLVITGFFSSCEHFFEFSVYEANVKASNKNTTSKNLQLLENITVQSQEFKFAFLSDVHYYYDDLKAVIDDINKREDVLFVVFGGDIADQALLKEYEFFYDIMKTLKKPYFTVIGNHDYNSNGGFIYKKMFGDYNYSFEFNNNKFVLFDDIVWESDKDPDFNWLSNELLGNEKYNQVFVIAHIPPNGDQFDDEMEQKYRTILQENNVPLSLHGHTHTYSFEQGDVSYFTVPSLKDLGYGIVSVQDKSFNVELIEL is encoded by the coding sequence ATGAAATATTTTAGAATAATAATACTATTGGTGATTACAGGTTTTTTTTCTTCCTGTGAACACTTTTTTGAATTTAGTGTCTATGAAGCAAATGTGAAAGCTTCAAATAAAAATACAACCTCTAAAAATCTACAATTATTAGAAAATATTACAGTTCAATCTCAAGAGTTTAAGTTCGCATTTCTTTCTGATGTTCACTATTATTATGATGATCTTAAAGCAGTTATAGATGATATTAACAAAAGAGAAGATGTTTTGTTTGTAGTTTTTGGTGGTGATATTGCAGATCAAGCATTATTAAAAGAGTATGAGTTTTTTTATGATATAATGAAAACTTTAAAAAAACCATACTTTACAGTTATTGGAAATCACGATTATAATTCAAACGGAGGTTTTATCTACAAAAAAATGTTTGGCGATTATAATTACTCTTTCGAATTTAATAATAACAAATTTGTGCTTTTTGATGATATAGTTTGGGAGAGTGATAAAGATCCAGATTTTAATTGGTTGTCTAATGAATTACTTGGAAATGAGAAGTATAATCAAGTATTTGTAATTGCACATATTCCTCCAAATGGTGATCAATTTGATGATGAAATGGAACAAAAATATAGAACAATATTGCAAGAAAATAATGTGCCTTTGTCATTACACGGTCATACTCACACATATTCTTTTGAACAAGGAGATGTAAGTTATTTTACGGTACCATCACTAAAAGATTTAGGTTATGGAATTGTATCTGTACAAGATAAAAGTTTTAATGTTGAATTGATAGAGCTATAA